The Lactobacillus sp. ESL0680 genome has a segment encoding these proteins:
- a CDS encoding transcriptional regulator: MTSDKHNFEELLAPGATARQLHISVATLRKYSLIVERITGKSDYYARNKQRARLYSKQDVQDLDDFHKLAQNNGLTLQEAARQIYAVSDKDDEAGSTSGKDQEVMTTPQAVKLLNALQQTISQQNTAIKDLQAQLSRIEEQNKELLAKQDQLSKPKDEQDFSALPDISGIVSDDEAESAPLQAMQEEKPLTKEEKRAQVELDEAKSSQQLHDEILSKAKENAQKRAESNAHRTLQDMQLEPEKKHWWQRFINL; the protein is encoded by the coding sequence ATGACAAGTGATAAGCATAATTTTGAAGAACTACTGGCGCCAGGTGCTACGGCGCGCCAGTTGCATATTAGTGTGGCAACTTTGCGTAAGTATTCGCTGATTGTTGAGCGGATTACGGGTAAGTCTGATTATTATGCCAGAAATAAGCAGCGAGCTCGGCTTTACAGCAAGCAAGATGTGCAGGATCTGGATGATTTTCATAAATTAGCGCAAAATAATGGCTTAACTCTGCAGGAAGCAGCTAGACAAATCTACGCCGTTAGTGATAAGGATGATGAGGCAGGTTCTACATCTGGAAAAGATCAAGAAGTAATGACCACGCCGCAGGCGGTAAAACTGTTAAACGCCTTGCAACAGACAATTAGTCAGCAGAATACGGCAATTAAGGATTTACAAGCTCAACTTAGCAGAATTGAAGAGCAGAATAAGGAGCTTTTGGCTAAGCAGGACCAATTGTCCAAGCCTAAAGACGAGCAGGATTTTAGTGCTTTGCCAGATATTTCTGGAATCGTGTCAGATGATGAAGCAGAATCCGCACCACTTCAAGCAATGCAGGAAGAAAAGCCCCTAACTAAAGAAGAAAAACGGGCACAAGTTGAACTTGATGAAGCAAAATCAAGTCAGCAGCTTCACGATGAGATTTTGTCTAAGGCCAAAGAAAACGCGCAAAAGCGTGCCGAAAGCAACGCCCATCGGACATTGCAGGATATGCAGTTGGAACCAGAAAAGAAGCACTGGTGGCAACGATTTATTAATTTGTAA
- a CDS encoding D-alanine--D-alanine ligase family protein, which produces MTKKTQVGLIFGGNSSEYEVSIMSGHNIYKAIDKERFEVHPIWITNDGYIASEEDSFKVLDDPKYTVANPHKVANLSNLSELANLPEIDVFFPIVHGNLGEDGSLQGLFRILDKPFVGDDVLAAAVTMDKEFTKILAQRAGVPVADWIAIKRFEYDDETNPKRDYAKVSAKLGGDLFVKPSNQGSSVGVHHVTNEAEFKDALADAFKYDDKVLIEETIHGTEVETAVLGNDHPIVSGVGQIINAAGTFYSYDNKYDDDSTSKLQIPADLPEDIVAKVRDNAIKVYEATECSGMARVDSTLRASDNKIILTEINALPGFTNISMYPKLFEEAGIPYTELITRLIDKGIERYNHKKTLLHKIG; this is translated from the coding sequence ATGACTAAGAAAACACAAGTTGGGTTAATTTTTGGCGGTAATTCATCTGAGTATGAAGTTTCAATTATGTCAGGCCATAACATTTATAAGGCGATTGATAAGGAAAGATTTGAAGTACATCCAATTTGGATTACCAATGATGGCTATATTGCTAGTGAGGAAGACTCGTTTAAGGTTCTTGATGATCCTAAATATACGGTAGCTAATCCACACAAGGTAGCCAATCTGTCTAACTTAAGTGAGTTAGCTAATTTACCGGAAATTGATGTTTTCTTCCCAATTGTCCACGGTAATTTAGGTGAAGACGGTAGTTTACAAGGCTTGTTCCGGATTTTGGATAAGCCATTTGTTGGCGATGATGTGTTAGCTGCTGCAGTTACAATGGATAAGGAATTTACCAAGATTTTGGCTCAACGTGCTGGTGTGCCAGTAGCTGATTGGATTGCCATTAAGCGTTTTGAATATGATGATGAAACTAATCCGAAGCGTGATTATGCCAAGGTTAGTGCTAAACTTGGCGGCGACCTATTTGTTAAGCCATCTAACCAAGGTTCATCTGTTGGGGTGCACCATGTTACTAATGAAGCTGAGTTCAAGGATGCCTTAGCTGATGCCTTCAAGTATGACGATAAGGTATTAATTGAAGAAACAATTCATGGTACTGAAGTTGAAACTGCTGTTTTGGGTAATGACCACCCAATCGTGTCAGGCGTTGGTCAAATTATCAATGCCGCTGGTACTTTTTACAGTTATGACAACAAATATGATGATGATTCCACTTCAAAATTACAAATTCCGGCTGATTTGCCTGAAGATATTGTTGCCAAAGTACGCGACAATGCAATCAAGGTTTATGAGGCAACTGAATGCAGCGGGATGGCTCGGGTTGATTCGACTTTGCGTGCCAGTGACAACAAGATAATTTTGACTGAAATCAATGCTTTGCCAGGCTTTACCAATATCAGTATGTATCCTAAGTTATTTGAAGAAGCTGGAATTCCTTACACTGAATTGATTACACGTTTGATTGATAAGGGAATTGAACGTTACAACCATAAGAAGACTTTACTTCACAAAATTGGTTAA
- a CDS encoding CAP domain-containing protein: MSRKLLITLASLLLVFAIGNTTVMAAEFTPAEANKVEQFQQQYAALNKTPFNLNNLYETKPKLSRHFKEGILAPSYSNTQLDYINYYRSLFDLSPVTENSTADLKSQKTAAVLAALNANPLINQHGLPYEKRPKEITQATWKIAQATSKTANLNFNTGNQSAGDVITDLLTDRYNLSGLDTGHRAWLLSTRLSCVGTGAAYGSNGYRYSVQKVLNACDTFRPASQELVTYPSSGLFPIELVSDPQIAWSLYFSNQTITTTPQITITDNDTAQTYPATNVTNYQNVGYGNFETIITYLPGTTPLIAGHEYEVKVDGICQYKFKLFKQE, from the coding sequence ATGTCACGCAAATTGCTAATTACGCTTGCTAGTCTATTACTGGTATTTGCGATCGGCAACACAACTGTTATGGCTGCTGAGTTTACACCAGCTGAAGCCAATAAAGTCGAGCAATTCCAGCAACAATATGCCGCGCTAAACAAAACGCCATTTAATCTCAACAATCTTTATGAAACTAAGCCCAAATTGAGCCGGCACTTCAAGGAAGGCATACTTGCACCCAGCTATTCGAATACCCAGCTGGACTACATCAATTATTACCGTAGTCTTTTTGACTTAAGTCCAGTAACTGAAAATTCAACAGCTGATTTAAAATCACAAAAGACCGCGGCAGTCCTAGCAGCATTAAATGCTAACCCGCTGATTAACCAACACGGTTTGCCTTACGAAAAACGTCCAAAAGAGATTACACAGGCTACTTGGAAAATTGCGCAAGCCACTTCTAAAACAGCCAATCTAAACTTTAATACAGGTAATCAGTCAGCCGGTGATGTCATAACTGACCTACTGACCGACCGCTACAACTTATCGGGGCTTGATACTGGCCACCGTGCATGGCTATTATCAACCCGCTTATCTTGCGTTGGTACCGGGGCAGCTTATGGCAGTAATGGCTATCGTTATTCTGTTCAAAAAGTTCTCAACGCCTGTGATACTTTTCGGCCAGCTAGTCAAGAATTAGTAACTTATCCTAGCAGTGGGCTCTTCCCAATAGAATTAGTCAGTGATCCACAAATTGCCTGGTCGCTCTACTTTTCCAATCAAACGATCACAACTACGCCGCAAATTACAATCACGGATAACGATACTGCACAAACTTATCCGGCAACCAACGTAACTAACTATCAGAATGTTGGCTATGGCAATTTTGAAACAATTATTACTTATCTGCCAGGTACAACACCTCTAATTGCAGGTCACGAATACGAGGTTAAAGTTGACGGTATTTGCCAGTATAAATTCAAATTATTTAAGCAGGAATAA
- a CDS encoding GNAT family N-acetyltransferase, translating to MAVEFIPAKQEDLPAIVAIYNQNVASKSVTADLQPVSVSQRQEWFNDHNEKRPLWIIEVNNQLAGWLSLESFYGRAAYHATVEISIYLDRKFQHQGLGTKALEYVTAQTKRLEINTILAYIFGANKASQALFKAAGYQVYGHLPKVADMDGQLIDLDILGKKFG from the coding sequence ATGGCAGTTGAGTTTATTCCGGCAAAGCAGGAAGATTTACCAGCAATAGTTGCAATTTATAATCAAAATGTCGCTAGTAAAAGTGTGACCGCGGATTTGCAGCCAGTTAGTGTCAGTCAGCGTCAGGAATGGTTCAATGACCATAACGAAAAGCGGCCATTATGGATAATTGAGGTTAATAACCAACTTGCTGGGTGGCTAAGTTTAGAATCCTTTTATGGACGAGCAGCTTATCACGCAACAGTTGAAATTAGTATCTATCTTGACCGCAAATTTCAACATCAAGGCTTGGGCACTAAGGCACTAGAATATGTAACGGCGCAGACTAAGCGGTTGGAGATTAACACTATTTTGGCCTATATTTTTGGCGCTAACAAGGCAAGTCAAGCTTTATTTAAGGCAGCTGGTTATCAAGTCTACGGTCACTTGCCTAAGGTTGCCGATATGGATGGCCAACTGATTGACCTAGACATTTTAGGTAAAAAATTTGGGTAA